One window of the Rosa rugosa chromosome 3, drRosRugo1.1, whole genome shotgun sequence genome contains the following:
- the LOC133735531 gene encoding exopolygalacturonase clone GBGE184-like — protein sequence MSMGLSSPNMDTARRLEAILLVGLVFLACAANGASRGHLFGVGAPRRTLTDTTNRKVFDVTAFGAKPEAGDSKGRKMRELPGGGDIDAPLPQLPVAGGGDSGSDDGNDDGLNPDADNDTGMAFIKTWVAACRGEYKGPAKVLIPKGTFLAGPVVFQGPCTSSKEPIVLEIQGEVKATTDLSDYSSPEWISFENIDGLIITGDGVINGQGEKTWNGAGCHSDDCPHSPSNIKFQKVKNALIEGITSLNSKYFHYHITDSSNVTMNNVHITAPGDSPNTDGCHISNSDNVKVINSIIGTGDDCVSVGQGARQVTINNVTCGPGHGISVGSLGKYKDEQPVVGVTVTNCTLSNTTNGARIKTWAGPNRGEARGIIFDNLVLDHVKAPIVIDQHYGEKKSGGDNKNAKDPNSGKQSLYKLSDIHFRNIKGTSSHNVAVSLSCSATNPCDGVELNNIDIALGGAGTAKKTDVASECYNAKVTTKGTMNPAAPACQ from the exons ATGTCTATGGGATTGAGCTCGCCAAACATGGACACCGCAAGGAGATTGGAGGCTATTCTTCTCGTAGGCTTAGTTTTTCTCGCTTGCGCGGCCAATGGTGCATCCCGTGGACATCTTTTTGGGGTTGGTGCACCACGTCGGACCCTCACTGATACTACGAATCGTAAAGTATTCGATGTCACAGCCTTCGGTGCTAAACCTGAAGCCGGCGATTCAAAAGGACGCAAAATGAGAGAGCTTCCCGGCGGTGGAGATATAGACGCTCCTCTACCACAACTTCCCGTTGCTGGTGGCGGCGACTCTGGCAGCGATGATGGGAATGATGACGGTTTGAATCCCGATGCTGACAATGATACTGGAATG GCATTCATTAAGACGTGGGTGGCCGCATGCAGGGGAGAGTACAAGGGTCCAGCAAAGGTTCTTATTCCAAAAGGCACATTTTTGGCTGGACCTGTTGTGTTCCAAGGGCCATGCACCAGCTCCAAGGAGCCAATCGTTTTGGAAATTCAGGGAGAAGTGAAAGCCACCACCGATTTGAGTGATTATTCCTCTCCTGAATGGATCTCGTTCGAAAATATTGACGGTTTGATTATCACCGGTGATGGAGTTATCAATGGCCAAGGCGAGAAAACATGGAACGGTGCCGGCTGCCATAGCGACGACTGCCCTCATTCCCCATCC AACATAAAATTCCAGAAGGTTAAGAATGCACTTATCGAGGGGATCACATCCTTGAACAGCAAGTACTTTCATTACCACATCACCGACTCCAGCAACGTTACCATGAACAATGTGCACATTACTGCCCCTGGCGATAGCCCTAACACAGACGGCTGCCACATCAGTAATTCCGACAACGTCAAAGTCATCAACAGCATCATCGGAACTGGGGACGACTGCGTTTCCGTCGGCCAGGGCGCCCGCCAAGTTACCATCAACAACGTTACTTGCGGCCCTGGCCATGGCATTAG TGTTGGAAGTCTTGGTAAGTACAAGGACGAACAACCCGTGGTCGGTGTCACCGTGACCAATTGCACATTGTCGAACACAACCAACGGCGCCAGAATCAAAACTTGGGCCGGACCGAACAGAGGAGAAGCAAGAGGAATCATATTCGATAACCTCGTCTTGGACCATGTGAAAGCCCCAATTGTCATCGATCAACACTATGGAGAAAAGAAAAGTGGGGGAGACAATAAAAATGCG AAGGATCCAAACTCCGGAAAGCAATCCCTATATAAGCTCAGTGATATTCACTTCAGAAACATTAAGGGCACCTCGTCGCACAACGTTGCCGTGTCACTATCATGCAGCGCTACAAACCCTTGCGACGGGGTTGAATTGAATAACATCGACATTGCCTTAGGAGGAGCCGGCACCGCCAAAAAAACAGACGTTGCATCGGAATGTTACAACGCAAAGGTTACCACTAAGGGCACAATGAATCCAGCAGCACCAGCCTGCCAATAA
- the LOC133741116 gene encoding probable receptor-like protein kinase At1g80640 encodes MSDQHEDIYQKTLASSLQSHTSFWRKFSEADFVLGLPLEMSWEMVEELTHGFRSRIPAYDQNGEYLPYEGLQPVNGTRLTVKRYTGEWHTILQKEKKAALSMRHKNILRLTAFYDGENTTVLAFPFTIRGPLHTNLYGSMGKQLKLKFQEKLKIAIDIARGLRYMHEECPQGPIVHGNLLITNIFLRNDLRPMISGFGQATWLHLKQTKPNSNQKCSLRDHLDREAMALVKFDIQSYGVLLLRLFCKRSATLQDDKTLTEWARPLLMKRAFHELLDEDWEDVDMHEMFRVMCTAYQCTMSSPDMRPCISEIISYLKGENFCVMQTSPSDSIR; translated from the exons ATGTCTGATCAGCATGAAGACATTTATCAGAAGACGTTGGCTTCTTCTCTGCAAAGCCATACTAGTTTTTGGAGAAAATTCTCAGAGGCCGATTTTGTGCTAGGGTTACCATTAGAGATGAGCTGGGAAATGGTGGAAGAGCTGACTCATGGGTTCAGGAGTAGAATTCCGGCATATGATCAGAATGGCGAATACTTACCGTATGAGGGATTGCAACCTGTTAATGGTACCCGGTTGACGGTAAAGAGATACACCGGAGAGTGGCATACTATtcttcaaaaagaaaagaaagcagCCTTGTCTATGCGCCACAAAAATATACTTCGGCTGACTGCTTTTTACGATGGTGAAAATACGACTGTCCTGGCATTTCCATTTACAATAAGAGGGCCGTTACACACAAATCTCTATG GATCAATGGGGAAACAGTTGAAACTGAAATTTCAAGAAAAGTTGAAGATAGCTATAGATATTGCTCGAGGGCTTCGATACATGCATGAAGAATGTCCTCAAGGTCCCATAGTCCATGGcaatttgctcataaccaacatTTTTCTGAGAAATGACTTACGCCCGATG ATCTCTGGTTTTGGGCAAGCTACCTGGCTTCATCTTAAGCAAACAAAGCCAAACTCCAACCAAAA GTGTTCACTTCGGGATCATTTGGACCGCGAAGCAATGGCTCTAGTGAAATTCGACATCCAATCCTATGGAGTCTTGCTGTTGAGGCTCTTCTGCAAAAGGTCTGCCACACTGCAGGACGACAAAACTTTGACCGAGTGG GCTCGTCCGTTGTTGATGAAACGAGCGTTCCACGAACTATTAGATGAAGATTGGGAAGATGTAGACATGCATGAAATGTTTAGAGTGATGTGCACCGCATATCAGTGCACAATGTCTAGTCCAGATATGAGACCATGCATAAGCGAG ATTATATCTTATCTCAAAGGAGAGAATTTTTGTGTGATGCAAACATCTCCATCTGATAGCATTCGATAA
- the LOC133736565 gene encoding putative GTP diphosphokinase RSH1, chloroplastic produces the protein MASASSMSVPLECVNVCKLSKGEGSGKYDCSMFSCAWKAPRALTGFLASTAHSPQCSWLSSYGRNGRRNRMNYKCESSNVGGCHSTEASDFVLLGQLYESGLVHVAGKRWQLHCSSSLSSETSYEVSPEGLWEDLKPTISYLSPEELELVHNALKLAFEAHDGQKRRSGEPFIIHPVEVARILGELELDWESIASGLLHDTVEDTNVVTFERIEEEFGATVRHIVEGETKVSKLGKLKCKDEHDSVQDVKADDLRQMLLAMTEEVRVIIVKLADRLHNMRTLSHMPPHKQSSIARETLQVFAPLAKLLGMYQIKLELENLSFMYTNPEDYAKIRRKVADLYKEHEKELVEANKILVKKIEDDQFLELMTVKTEVRAVCKEPYSIYKSVLKSKGSINEVNQIAQLRIVIKPKPCLGGGPLCTPQQICYHVLGLVHGIWTPIPRTMKDYIATPKPNGYQSLQTTVIPFLYESMLRLEVQIRTEEMDLIAQRGIASHYSGRGFVTGLVGRTIPSGRSSRGKTVCLNNANIALRIGWLNAIREWQEEFVGNMSSREFVETITRDLLGSRVFVFTPRGEIKNLPKGATVIDYAYMIHTEIGNKMVAAKVNGNLVSPMHVLANAEVVEIVTYNSLTGKSAFQRHKQWLQHAKTRSARHKIMKFLREQAALSADEITADKVNDFVADSEEESEAEELSSTSKGYKALWEKMLVNVVGLALPERSSEDPFQITNGNARVSAPKVNGKHNKHVRHVSLKAEGELLSQGNGVARMLQANIPMYKEALPSLESWQASKITSWHNVEGHSILWFSVVSIDRKGMIAEVTTAMAAAGITICSCVAEIDGERGIAVMLFHVEGSVESLANACSSIDIILGVLGWSMGCSWPSLMDKPRLLEC, from the exons ATGGCTTCCGCTTCTTCCATGTCAG TTCCTTTAGAATGCGTGAACGTATGTAAGCTGTCGAAAGGGGAAGGGAGTGGGAAATATGACTGTAGCATGTTCTCTTGTGCGTGGAAAGCTCCGAGAGCCTTGACGGGGTTCCTTGCTAGCACAGCTCATTCTCCTCAGTGTTCTTGGCTGTCGTCGTATGGACGAAATGGGAGAAGAAACCGGATGAATTAT AAATGTGAATCCTCTAATGTGGGAGGTTGCCATTCTACTGAGGCTTCAGACTTTGTACTTCTTGGACAACTCTATGAATCAGGTTTAGTTCATGTTGCTGGTAAGAGGTGGCAGCTGCACTGTTCTTCTTCCTTGTCCTCAGAAACCTCTTATGAGGTTTCTCCTGAAGGATTGTGGGAG GATCTTAAGCCAACTATCTCATACCTCTCACCTGAAGAACTAGAACTTGTTCATAATGCTCTTAAG CTGGCTTTTGAGGCCCATGATGGTCAAAAGAGACGCAGCGGAGAGCCATTCATCATTCATCCTGTTGAAGTTGCACGTATTTTAGGGGAACTT GAATTGGATTGGGAGTCCATTGCTTCTGGTTTACTACATGATACAGTCGAAGATACCAATGTGGTTACATTTGAAAGGATAGAGGAGGAGTTTGGTGCTACTGTTCGCCATATTGTAGAAGGAGAGACTAAG GTTTCAAAGTTGGGAAAGTTGAAATGTAAGGATGAACATGATTCTGTACAAGATGTAAAAGCAGATGACCTACGGCAGATGCTTCTAGCCATGACAGAGGAG GTCCGGGTTATCATTGTCAAGTTAGCTGACAGATTACATAACATGCGCACTCTTTCACACATGCCTCCACATAAGCAG TCCAGCATTGCAAGGGAGACATTGCAGGTCTTTGCTCCTCTAGCAAAGTTGCTTGGGATGTACCAAATCAAG TTGGAACTTGAAAACCTTTCCTTCATGTACACAAATCCTGAAGATTATGCAAAGATCAGGAGAAAAGTGGCAGACCTCTACAAAGAGCATGAGAAAGAACTTGTAGAG GCCAACAAAATTTTGGTGAAGAAGATTGAGGATGACCAGTTTTTAGAACTTATGACTGTGAAAACTGAAGTTCGTGCTGTATGCAAGGAACCATACAG TATCTATAAATCTGTTCTCAAATCTAAAGGTTCAATTAATGAGGTCAATCAAATAGCACAG CTTCGTATTGTTATCAAACCAAAGCCATGCCTTGGCGGAGGGCCTCTGTGCACCCCACAGCAG ATTTGCTACCATGTTCTTGGGTTGGTTCATGGAATCTGGACCCCTATTCCTCGAACT ATGAAAGACTATATTGCCACCCCCAAACCTAATGGCTATCAGAGTCTCCAGACAACTGTAATTCCTTTCTTGTATGAGAGCATGTTGCGGCTTGAAGTGCAG ATAAGGACAGAAGAGATGGACCTGATAGCCCAAAGAGGCATTGCTTCCCATTATAGCGGGAGAGGATTTGTTACTGGTTTAGTTGGACGCACAATCCCTAGTGGTAGAAGTTCAAGAGGGAAGACTGTCTGCCTTAACAATGCAAACATTGCACTCAGA ATTGGCTGGCTCAATGCAATTAGAGAATGGCAAGAGGAGTTCGTTGGCAACATGAGCTCTAGGGAATTTGTAGAAACTATCACTAGAGATCTATTAGGTAGTCGTGTGTTTGTGTTTACTCCAAGGGGAgag ATAAAAAATCTTCCAAAAGGAGCGACTGTTATTGACTATGCCTATATGATACACACTGAAATTGGCAACAAAATGGTAGCAGCAAAG GTGAACGGTAATCTTGTTTCTCCTATGCATGTACTTGCAAATGCGGAAGTTGTGGAGATAGTCACTTACAAT TCACTGACCGGAAAATCAGCTTTTCAGAGGCATAAGCAGTGGTTGCAACATGCAAAAACACGCAGTGCCCGacacaaaataatgaaa TTCTTAAGGGAGCAAGCTGCCCTATCTGCTGATGAAATAACAGCAGATAAAGTAAATGACTTCGTTGCTGATTCTGAAGAAGAGAGTGAAGCAGAAGAGCTCTCCAGTACCTCCAAAGGATACAAAGCTTTGTGGGAGAAAATGCTGGTGAATGTTGTAGGATTGGCATTGCCAGAACGAAGTTCCGAAGATCCCTTCCAAATTACCAATGGAAATGCTCGGGTTTCTGCTCCCAAGGTGAACGGGAAACATAACAAACATGTTCGACATGTGAGTTTGAAGGCTGAGGGGGAGTTGTTGTCGCAAGGAAATGGTGTTGCTAGAATGTTGCAAGCTAATATTCCTATGTACAAGGAAGCCTTGCCCAGTTTAGAAAGTTGGCAAGCCAGCAAGATTACCTCTTGGCATAATGTTGAAGGGCACTCCATCCTTTGGTTTTCCGTGGTTTCCATCGATCGAAAAG GTATGATCGCTGAGGTCACAACAGCAATGGCAGCTGCAGGCATTACTATTTGTTCTTGTGTG GCTGAGATCGATGGGGAAAGGGGGATCGCTGTCATGTTATTTCACGTTGAAGGGAGCGTGGAAAGTTTG gCTAATGCTTGCTCGAGCATTGATATAATTCTAGGTGTTTTGGGATGGTCGATGGGTTGCAGCTGGCCCAGCTTAATGGATAAGCCCCGATTACTTGAATGCTAA
- the LOC133738090 gene encoding APO protein 2, chloroplastic — translation MDFPSKLGTLQISSKSEFLNPHLFTSLPSFQFQKNILKLSLKPRRVSQLVVRSEDPPQNSDFPKYYSKREKKPFPVPIVDLRRRARERLKQSKGKPKKPVPPPKNGLLVKSLIPVAFDVYNARITLINNLKKLLKVVPVHACRFCNEIHVGPVGHPFKSCKGPDASIRKGLHDWITNATVDDIFLPVEAFHLFDRLGRRIPHEERFAIPRIPAVVELCIQAGVDIPECPTKRRRKPIIRIAKSEFVDADESELPDPEGPKGTVLAEIPDSEIVGPCNEEEKILLAEETLQAWEQMRRGAKRLMKMYLVRVCGYCPEIHVGPSGHKAQNCGAFKHQQRNGQHGWQAAVLNDLIPPRYVWHVPDVNGPPLQRELRSFYGQAPAVVEMCVQAGAAVPDECRPTMRLDVGIPSNVREAEMVV, via the exons ATGGACTTTCCTTCCAAACTTGGGACCCTGCAGATTTCATCAAAATCAGAATTTCTCAATCCCCACCTCTTCACTTCCCTCCCTTCTTTTCAATTCCAG AAGAATATACTCAAGCTTTCATTGAAGCCCAGAAGAGTTTCCCAATTGGTGGTGAGGAGTGAGGATCCTCCTCAAAACTCCGACTTTCCCAAGTACTATTcgaaaagagagaagaagccCTTTCCGGTGCCCATAGTAGATTTGAGGCGTAGGGCAAGGGAGAGGCTTAAGCAGAGCAAGGGCAAGCCCAAAAAGCCAGTCCCACCTCCCAAGAATGGCCTGCTCGTCAAGTCCCTCATACCAGTTGCCTTTGATGTGTACAATGCCAGAATCACACTGATCAACaacctcaagaagcttttgAAGGTGGTGCCTGTACATGCCTGCag GTTTTGTAATGAGATTCATGTCGGACCGGTTGGGCATCCGTTTAAGTCATGTAAAGGGCCGGATGCTAGTATCCGAAAGGGGCTTCATGATTGGATAACGAATGCAACTGTGGATGATATTTTCTTGCCTGTTGAGGCTTTCCATTTGTTTGATCGACTTGGGAGGCGAATTCCTCATGAGGAGAGATTCGCAATTCCGAGGATTCCAGCTGTAGTTGAGCTTTGCATTCAGGCTGGGGTTGATATCCCCGAGTGTCCCACTAAGAGGAGGAGAAAGCCGATCATCCGCATTGCGAAAAGTGAGTTTGTTGATGCAGATGAGAGTGAGCTGCCAGACCCTGAAGGTCCAAAGGGAACGGTGTTAGCTGAGATACCTGATTCGGAGATTGTGGGCCCGTGTAATGAAGAGGAGAAGATCTTGCTTGCTGAGGAAACGCTACAAGCATGGGAACAGATGAGGAGAGGAGCCAAGAGGCTAATGAAGATGTATTTGGTGAGGGTTTGTGGGTATTGCCCTGAGATTCATGTAGGTCCAAGTGGGCACAAAGCTCAGAACTGTGGTGCCTTCAAGCATCAACAGCGAAATGGGCAGCATGGATGGCAGGCTGCGGTGCTCAATGACTTGATACCACCGAGATATGTGTGGCATGTGCCGGATGTGAATGGACCACCATTGCAACGGGAGCTGAGGAGCTTCTATGGACAAGCCCCCGCGGTGGTTGAAATGTGTGTTCAGGCAGGCGCTGCTGTGCCGGATGAATGCAGACCAACTATGAGGTTGGATGTGGGGATTCCCTCAAATGTTAGAGAAGCTGAAATGGTAGTTTGA
- the LOC133738091 gene encoding protein SEED AND ROOT HAIR PROTECTIVE PROTEIN-like, which translates to MALNHFISYASFLLILAVMVVTVSAEPEYKKPKLEKENLLSTIVGIQGLVYCKSGPKVTPLEGSVARITCEAVDEYGFETAPITILSDATDAKGYFLATISPFEIQNKKKKLTQCKAFLELSPLDSCNVLTDANNGISGALLTSYHLLHEKNMKLFTVGPFIFASESKPVDNGY; encoded by the exons ATGGCTTTGAACCATTTCATCTCATACGCTAGCTTTTTGTTAATCTTGGCAGTAATGGTGGTTACGGTCTCTGCAGAACCCGAGTACAAGAAACCCAAACTAGAAAAGGAGAACTTACTATCAACCATTGTGGGCATTCAAGGCCTTGTGTATTGCAAATCAGGCCCTAAAGTCACTCCCCTTGAAG GATCGGTGGCCAGGATAACATGTGAGGCTGTAGATGAATATGGGTTCGAAACTGCACCAATCACTATTTTGAGTGATGCAACTGATGCAAAGGGTTACTTCCTTGCAACAATATCTCCATTTGAGAttcaaaacaagaagaagaagctgacACAGTGCAAAGCTTTTCTTGAACTCTCTCCACTAGATTCTTGCAACGTTCTCACAGATGCAAACAATGGAATCAGTGGCGCTCTACTCACTTCATATCACCTCCTCCATGAGAAGAACATGAAGTTATTTACTGTAGGGCCTTTCATTTTCGCATCAGAATCTAAACCGGTCGATAATGGTTACTAG
- the LOC133741238 gene encoding 26S proteasome non-ATPase regulatory subunit 4 homolog, which yields MVLEATMICIDNSEWMRNGDYSPSRFQAQADAVNLICGVKTQANPENTVGVLTMAGKGVRVLTTPTSDLGKILTCTHGLEIGGEMNIAAAIQVAQLALKHRQNKNQQQRIVVFAGSPVKNDKKALEIIGKKLKKNSVALDIVDFGGEDDGKAEKLEALVSAVNNNGTSHIVHVPPSLHALSDVLLSTPILTGDEEGGAGFAATAAAAGIGGSSGHDFGIDPNIDPELALALRMSMEEERARQEAAAAKRAEEEAASRRGKGEERPSKSEDVTMTESDDVEMVDENALLMQALAMSMNNYGSGSSAVGDAEMSEATGVDQDLAVALQMSMQESAGGASSSETVDVSKVLEDQSFLSSILESLPGVDPNDPSVKEFLASVINQFEKNEQDPSNDEDK from the coding sequence ATGGTTCTCGAGGCGACTATGATATGCATCGACAATTCAGAATGGATGCGAAACGGTGATTACTCTCCCTCCCGATTCCAAGCTCAAGCCGATGCTGTAAATCTCATCTGTGGTGTCAAAACCCAGGCCAACCCGGAAAACACAGTTGGTGTGTTGACAATGGCGGGCAAAGGGGTTCGCGTGCTGACCACACCCACCTCTGATCTTGGCAAGATTTTGACTTGCACGCATGGCCTCGAGATAGGGGGTGAGATGAACATAGCAGCTGCAATCCAGGTAGCTCAGTTGGCTCTTAAGCATCGCCAAAATAAAAACCAACAACAAAGGATTGTAGTATTTGCTGGAAGTCCTGTCAAGAATGACAAGAAGGCATTAGAAATAATTGGGAAGAAACTGAAGAAGAACAGTGTTGCTCTTGACATTGTCGATTTTGGAGGAGAAGATGATGGAAAGGCGGAGAAGCTGGAGGCCCTTGTTTCTGCTGTTAATAATAATGGCACTAGTCACATAGTCCATGTACCTCCTAGTCTCCATGCTCTCTCTGATGTTCTTTTAAGTACACCTATATTAACTGGTGATGAAGAAGGAGGAGCTGGCTTTGCAGCCACAGCCGCAGCAGCTGGTATTGGTGGTTCTTCTGGCCATGACTTTGGAATAGATCCCAATATAGATCCCGAGCTTGCTCTCGCCCTTAGAATGTCAATGGAAGAGGAAAGGGCAAGACAAGAAGCTGCTGCTGCCAAAAGAGCTGAGGAAGAAGCTGCTAGCAGACGAGGGAAAGGAGAGGAACGGCCATCCAAATCGGAGGATGTGACCATGACAGAAAGCGatgatgttgaaatggttgaTGAGAATGCCTTGCTAATGCAGGCTCTTGCGATGTCAATGAATAACTATGGCTCTGGTAGTTCTGCAGTTGGTGATGCTGAGATGTCAGAGGCAACTGGTGTGGATCAGGACTTGGCTGTAGCTCTTCAAATGTCCATGCAGGAAAGCGCAGGAGGGGCATCATCATCCGAGACAGTTGATGTGAGCAAGGTGTTGGAGGATCAGTCTTTTCTTTCGTCTATCCTGGAATCTCTTCCGGGAGTTGACCCCAATGATCCTTCTGTGAAAGAGTTTCTTGCATCTGTGATTAATCAGTTTGAAAAGAATGAACAAGATCCATCTAATGACGAGGACAAATAA
- the LOC133735892 gene encoding protein SEED AND ROOT HAIR PROTECTIVE PROTEIN-like produces the protein MALIRFLLPTCMVFFSLLIVNASATNYGYGPKPPQVQKPKPPQLQKPKPPQVEKPKPDQLYGEILPHNLFGIQGLVLCNSGSKAFPIQGAVARITCLGKDENGYETAPLSILSGATDAKGYFFATLSPSKLVGNYNKKWKLTKCTAFLNNSPLESCKVPTDVNHGISGAPLASYRPLNAKNMKLFSVGPFFYTSEPKPAPKGY, from the exons ATGGCTCTCATTCGCTTCCTCCTTCCCACATGTATGGTTTTCTTTTCATTGCTAATCGTCAATGCCTCTGCTACTAATTATGGCTATGGTCCAAAACCACCACAGGTTCAGAAACCAAAACCTCCACAGCTCCAGAAACCAAAACCGCCACAGGTGGAGAAACCAAAACCAGATCAGTTGTATGGAGAGATACTACCTCACAATCTCTTCGGCATTCAAGGGCTTGTTTTATGCAACTCTGGCTCTAAAGCCTTCCCAATTCAAG GAGCTGTGGCCAGGATTACCTGTTTGGGTAAGGACGAAAATGGGTACGAGACTGCACCTCTCTCCATCTTAAGCGGTGCAACTGATGCAAAGGGTTACTTCTTTGCAACATTGTCACCTTCAAAGCTTGTAGGCAACTACAACAAGAAGTGGAAGCTCACAAAGTGTACTGCATTCCTTAACAATTCTCCATTGGAGAGCTGCAAAGTCCCCACTGATGTCAACCATGGTATTAGTGGTGCTCCGCTTGCTTCTTATCGCCCTCTCAATGCCAAGAACATGAAGTTGTTCTCTGTTGGACCCTTCTTCTACACCTCAGAACCTAAACCAGCCCCTAAAGGctattaa